Proteins from a single region of Amycolatopsis sp. CA-230715:
- the pstA gene encoding phosphate ABC transporter permease PstA produces MTSTLTEPATTPAFQHVSLGRKVKNGIATGLVWLSFLIAVVPLVWVLYTVIANGVKRIPFSNWWGQDFGNVLSDEVGGGVLHAIIGTLEQGLVCAVIAVPLGLSVAIYLVEYGRGTRLAKATTFMVDILSGVPSIVAALFIYALWVTTLGLPRNGFAVSLALVLLMVPVVVRSSEEMLRIVPDDLREASYALGVPKWKTIVKVVLPTALSGIIGGIMMALARVMGETAPLLVLVGYSQYTNWNLFSGPQASLPLLMNNERATNSMVPGSVGFDRIWGAALTLVLIIAIINLAATVISRLVAPKKK; encoded by the coding sequence CCCTCGGCCGCAAGGTCAAGAACGGGATCGCCACCGGGCTGGTGTGGCTGTCGTTCCTGATCGCCGTGGTGCCGCTGGTGTGGGTGCTCTACACCGTGATCGCCAACGGCGTGAAGCGCATCCCGTTCAGCAACTGGTGGGGCCAGGACTTCGGCAACGTGCTCTCCGACGAGGTCGGTGGCGGCGTGCTGCACGCCATCATCGGCACCCTCGAACAGGGCCTGGTGTGCGCGGTCATCGCCGTGCCGCTCGGCCTGTCCGTGGCGATCTACCTCGTCGAGTACGGTCGCGGCACCAGGCTCGCGAAGGCCACCACGTTCATGGTGGACATCCTTTCCGGTGTCCCGTCGATCGTGGCCGCGCTGTTCATCTACGCGCTGTGGGTGACCACGCTCGGCTTGCCCCGCAACGGTTTCGCGGTGTCGCTGGCACTGGTGCTGCTGATGGTGCCGGTGGTCGTGCGGTCCTCGGAGGAGATGCTCCGGATCGTGCCGGACGACCTGCGCGAAGCCTCGTACGCGCTCGGCGTGCCGAAGTGGAAGACGATCGTGAAGGTCGTGCTCCCGACGGCGCTGTCCGGCATCATCGGCGGCATCATGATGGCTTTGGCCCGCGTGATGGGCGAGACGGCACCACTGCTCGTGCTGGTCGGGTATTCGCAGTACACCAACTGGAACCTGTTCAGCGGCCCGCAGGCCTCGCTGCCCCTGCTGATGAACAACGAGCGCGCCACGAACTCGATGGTCCCCGGCAGCGTCGGTTTCGACCGGATCTGGGGAGCCGCCCTCACGCTGGTGCTCATCATCGCCATCATCAACCTCGCCGCCACGGTGATCTCCCGCCTGGTCGCCCCGAAGAAGAAGTGA